Genomic window (Candidatus Manganitrophaceae bacterium):
GGTCGATTCGGCCTGCCGAAGCAGACCCCGGCGCCTCTTCGTTTGACAACTTCATACTTCAGATCTATTCTTTGATTGATGAAGATCACCGAATGGGTCTATCAATTTATCTTAAGTCAGACGCAGCTTTCGCCGGTGGCGCTGAAGTGGATCGGCGTGGCGCTGCTGCTCCTCTTCCTTTTATATGCCGTCCGCCAGCCGGGCCGATTTCTGAAGCTTGTGGTTGTCATCGCCCTTTTTGTCGCCCTCGGCTATGCCGCCTATGATGTGGTTCAACTCGGCGTCGAACGGGGTCACCAGCTCGAAAAAACCCAACCCGGATTTATCAACGAATAAACCTCAATTTAGAGAATTTCCGCCCGATAGCACAGGACATGGCTTTTACCGGGCGCATCTGATATAATCCTCCTCCGAAAAAAGAGGCGCTGCATGTGGAGCGGGCAATTCTTATTCGGCGGGATTTTCGTTCTCTTCTCGGCTTTTTTAAGGGCATTGGCACGGGTTCACCTTCGACATCCGGTTTATACACGGCCTCGTGCTTTTCAGAGCCGGCGCTTTCTCTCGCTCCTCTCTCTGGTGGCCAACGTCTTCTTTGTCCTCGGTTTCCTCACCCTTTTTCTGATCCATCTTTTGGTCGGGGTGATTGCACTTTTTCTCTACCCCTTTTTCGTTCTTCCCGGTTTTGTTTTTCTCCTCGGGAAAATTTATACATAAAGCGGTGAGCGGATGTTTAGAGACCCTGAACGATTCATCCAAGAAAAACTCTCCAAGAAGATGCTCTCGGCCAACACGGTGCGGGATGCGATGATGGCCTCCTTTATTCTCACCCTCCAAAAGCGGGAGGCCGCGGCCGGCGCTGCCATGCCCGACCCGGTCGCCTGGCGCGAGGCAAAAGCCCGTGAGATGCGCGCGGCTGCGGCCGCCGCCTTTGCCGCGATCGGCGCCCCCTTCGAATATCCGACCCTTCCCCAAATGGAGAAGGTGAAAGAAGCGATCGAGCGGACGTACCATTGGGATCACCTTTCCGCTGATCTGCGCGAAGCGCATGAAGGGCATTGCCGGCAGCTTTTCTCAAAGTTCGAAGAACCGTTCTGATTGCGGATTGGCGATTACGGATTGCGGAGTTCAATAAATAAAGGAAAGTTCACCCGGAGATTTTTTAATCCGCATCCCGCAATCGACCATCGGCTCTCCTCTTGCGCCCTCCCTTGAAATCGAATATGATCGATTTCAATATGGAGACGAATCGATCCAATAGGGAAGAAGCTGCTCCAAATCCGATCAGCAGCCGGGAGATGCTCTACGAAGGGCTGGCCCTCCTGGCCGATCCGATCCACAATTACATCAGCTTTACCGTCCCTTTCGGGAGACGCGAGGAGGCGACCGAGAAAGATCTGATCGACTCCCGTTGGATGCAGCGGCTTCGCTACATCAACCAGCTTCAATCGGCCCGTTGGGTCTATCCCTCGGCGGAGCATTCCCGGTTCGTCCACTCGCTGGGGGCGATGCATGTGGCGGGGCGGTTTGCGCGGCATCTCTATCCGTCGCTGAAAGAGGTCGTTCCGGTTTGCCCTTCTTTTTGCTATATCGAGTCGCTCCTCCGTGTTTCAGTGTTGGTCCATGATATCGGTCATGGGCCGTTTTGCCACTTCTTCGATGATAACTTTCTCGACGAATTTAACCTCACCCACGAGAAGCTCGGCCAATCGATCATCCGGCAGGAGCTTGCCCAGATCATTCGGCAGACCCGAAGAAGTCCGAGCGGGGAGTTCGCCCCCGGTGAGACGCTCGATCCCGACCATGTCGCCTTTCTCATTCATAAAGATAAAAACTATAAGACGCCGGAGGAATATCCCCGCTGGCTGGTGATGCTCAAGCCGCTCTTCTCAGGGATTTTTACCGCCGATAACCTCGATTACGTCTTGCGCGACTCCTACATGTGTGGCGTTGCGATTGGGCCGGTCGATCTCGATCGGCTCATGCACTACACCTTTTTTACCGACCAGGGGCTCACGCTGCACAAGGCGGGGCTGCCGGCGTTGACGATGTTTTTGAATGCCCGTTCCTATCTTTATTTCAACGTCTATTACCATCGGACGACCCGATCGCTCGACATGCATCTGAAGGATATCTTTCGCGAGACCCTCAAAGAGATCTTTCCCTACAATCCGCTCGACCGGCTCGACGCCTATGTCGATCTGACCGACTGGTCGCTTCTCTTGGAGGTGAAGTCGTGGAAGAATTCTCCGGCGAAAGAAAGACGACGCCTCTATGAAGAGTGGGAGAAGATTCTGCTGAGGGACGTCAAATGGAAAATGGCCTATGACACGACCTTTTCGATAGATAAAGCCGAAAAGGAGAAGTGGATCTTAGACCCTACGGAGCTGGAGCGAGAGATGAGAAAACGGCTTCCGGCGGGGCGGAAGGATCTTCCCTTCCGGGTCGATATGGCCATTCAGGATCCCCGGCCGATCGATCCGCTTCGGATGGGGGAGCGGCAGATTTATGTCTTCAACCCTTCCACCCGGGTCGTCTCAAAGGAGGCGCTGACGGAATTTGTCGATCCGATCCCGGCGACCCTGATCCAGTGCCGCGTTTTTGCCCTTACCCACGATCACGATGTCCTCTTGTCGCGAATTGCGGAGGAAGCGTTGGCCGGCTATCCCACCGGTGCTGCTTCTTAAAAAGAGAAAGTCTCCTCCTCGTCGTCCCGATCTGACACCCCAATCTCATACACCCATCGGGTGCGAATCCCCTCATCGAACATTGACAAAAAGGGGGATATCCACTATTCTATTTT
Coding sequences:
- a CDS encoding HD domain-containing protein encodes the protein MIDFNMETNRSNREEAAPNPISSREMLYEGLALLADPIHNYISFTVPFGRREEATEKDLIDSRWMQRLRYINQLQSARWVYPSAEHSRFVHSLGAMHVAGRFARHLYPSLKEVVPVCPSFCYIESLLRVSVLVHDIGHGPFCHFFDDNFLDEFNLTHEKLGQSIIRQELAQIIRQTRRSPSGEFAPGETLDPDHVAFLIHKDKNYKTPEEYPRWLVMLKPLFSGIFTADNLDYVLRDSYMCGVAIGPVDLDRLMHYTFFTDQGLTLHKAGLPALTMFLNARSYLYFNVYYHRTTRSLDMHLKDIFRETLKEIFPYNPLDRLDAYVDLTDWSLLLEVKSWKNSPAKERRRLYEEWEKILLRDVKWKMAYDTTFSIDKAEKEKWILDPTELEREMRKRLPAGRKDLPFRVDMAIQDPRPIDPLRMGERQIYVFNPSTRVVSKEALTEFVDPIPATLIQCRVFALTHDHDVLLSRIAEEALAGYPTGAAS